A single window of bacterium DNA harbors:
- a CDS encoding 6-bladed beta-propeller, with amino-acid sequence MEMFSLKEIIFLETQQLFLTDMAVDSQERFGIADMRGKQFLIFSKDGKLIKTIGKEGLKPGEFQLPNAITKDEKGNFYVTDHAVRRLSAFSSDGELTNSFIFTEYHTQPFTIRVAKELLFVGASNPATNTYVQVLSLRGEFLYSFCPKSATSIDFDIMGVFFDLYKDSLFVVQIGDYKIWEYSLEGKLTRTFGEEPEYFVPPKMKHPGNCMEGKYEKWAHSWTQVIKICTSPKDKLIFLELNMNDLVEEIKEKYVIDVWTIAGKFVGNFKTNDKLLCADENGFVYFLREEKSEDSQKYFIVKYCMNI; translated from the coding sequence ATGGAAATGTTTAGCTTGAAAGAAATTATTTTTTTAGAAACCCAACAGCTATTTTTAACGGATATGGCAGTAGATTCGCAAGAAAGATTTGGGATAGCGGATATGCGCGGGAAACAATTTTTGATATTTAGCAAAGACGGAAAACTAATTAAAACTATAGGGAAAGAAGGTTTGAAGCCCGGAGAGTTTCAACTGCCAAACGCAATAACAAAAGATGAGAAAGGGAATTTTTATGTAACCGACCACGCTGTAAGAAGGCTGAGCGCTTTTAGTTCTGACGGGGAACTCACCAATTCTTTTATCTTTACGGAATACCATACACAACCATTTACAATAAGGGTTGCAAAGGAACTCTTATTCGTGGGAGCATCAAATCCCGCTACAAATACTTATGTTCAAGTTCTTTCCTTAAGAGGAGAATTCCTATATTCATTCTGCCCAAAAAGCGCAACTTCTATAGATTTTGACATAATGGGAGTGTTTTTTGATTTATATAAGGATAGTTTATTTGTCGTTCAAATAGGGGACTATAAGATTTGGGAATATAGCTTAGAAGGAAAGTTAACAAGAACTTTCGGAGAAGAGCCCGAATATTTCGTTCCACCTAAAATGAAACATCCCGGGAATTGTATGGAAGGCAAATACGAAAAATGGGCGCACTCCTGGACACAAGTAATAAAAATATGCACCTCTCCAAAAGACAAACTGATTTTTTTGGAATTGAATATGAATGATTTGGTAGAAGAAATTAAAGAAAAATATGTAATAGACGTTTGGACTATAGCTGGGAAATTCGTTGGCAATTTTAAGACGAATGACAAATTACTTTGCGCGGATGAAAATGGGTTTGTATATTTTCTCAGGGAAGAAAAATCAGAAGATTCGCAGAAGTATTTTATTGTGAAGTATTGTATGAATATATAA
- a CDS encoding DUF5916 domain-containing protein: protein MIPLLFFSILSVNISKVNTPPVIDGNIEKVWEEGVSADSFVQWSPDEGKAATESTKVYTCYDDKNLYVAFKCFDSEPGKVSVLTTPRDEWAGDHVWIILDTFGDKNTAYEFCVGASGVQADMKISQDGRIKDNSWDGVWYSEVKVTEYGYNVEMKIPFKTLRFKQGLDEWGVNFFRTIYRKHEDVSWVLTKQSEGMRVSQCNTLKGIQPGKQGLNLEVYPVGLLRYESSYDDTLIRPQAGLDIGWGFTSSQLSITAYPDFAQIEADPYTISLSKYETFFEERRPFFLEKQEVFNTPINLFYSRRIGKKLDYTGYEVPIIGGAKYTGSAGRVDFGVLSAYTDSVVEDSVLLEPKGLYSAGRIKMGVLENSDIGFMYSGVNGDSGSPNNQRAFGIDGTFRTRELQLASEVAKSDSGYAEYMKLDWYAPKFIITGECDNYDKSFDVEKIGYAPWKGRKMYALGAGPRFVNIGVFNTLDVGLGGGQKKEAGDPDWGYWMMGWFSPQFKNNWGGSVSLYRGKSYELDKWFEYSQTTINFWNDYSKPISFWDNIWYYTNGFNYRKMYFADMGTNTFGSSWTVSSSLSLSIELTNTFEWTPKGDSVEISSVLRPTVQYALTKDMHLRVYAEPNTDSHIHQFNALFSYNFRPKSWLYLAFNQTIDNTGDEMDMTDRIAVTKVRYLFFW from the coding sequence ATGATACCATTACTTTTTTTTAGTATTCTTAGCGTAAACATATCAAAAGTAAATACACCGCCGGTTATAGACGGGAACATAGAAAAGGTTTGGGAGGAAGGCGTTTCGGCTGATAGTTTCGTGCAGTGGAGTCCTGATGAAGGAAAAGCGGCGACGGAATCCACAAAAGTTTATACGTGTTACGACGATAAAAATCTGTATGTAGCTTTTAAGTGTTTTGATTCGGAGCCCGGAAAGGTAAGCGTTTTGACAACTCCCAGGGATGAGTGGGCGGGAGACCACGTATGGATAATACTGGATACTTTCGGGGATAAAAATACTGCTTACGAATTTTGCGTGGGCGCGAGTGGTGTGCAGGCGGATATGAAGATTTCCCAGGACGGAAGAATTAAGGATAATTCATGGGATGGAGTATGGTATTCGGAAGTAAAGGTAACGGAATACGGGTATAACGTGGAAATGAAAATACCGTTCAAGACGCTAAGATTTAAGCAGGGGCTTGACGAATGGGGAGTTAATTTTTTCCGGACTATTTATCGCAAACACGAGGACGTAAGCTGGGTGTTAACGAAACAATCGGAGGGGATGAGAGTCTCCCAGTGTAACACATTAAAAGGAATCCAGCCCGGGAAACAAGGGCTTAATCTTGAAGTTTATCCCGTTGGGCTTTTAAGATACGAGTCAAGTTACGACGATACTTTAATTCGTCCGCAAGCGGGATTGGACATTGGGTGGGGATTTACATCGTCACAACTTTCCATAACCGCTTATCCCGATTTTGCGCAAATAGAGGCCGATCCCTATACGATTAGCCTCTCCAAGTACGAGACTTTTTTCGAAGAAAGAAGACCATTCTTTTTGGAAAAACAGGAAGTGTTTAACACACCTATAAATCTTTTTTATTCACGAAGGATAGGGAAGAAATTAGACTATACGGGTTATGAAGTGCCGATAATCGGGGGCGCAAAATATACGGGTTCAGCGGGGAGAGTTGATTTCGGGGTATTATCTGCATATACGGACAGCGTAGTGGAGGACAGCGTTTTGCTTGAGCCTAAAGGGCTTTACTCTGCCGGAAGGATAAAGATGGGGGTTCTGGAAAATTCGGACATAGGGTTTATGTATTCGGGAGTAAACGGAGACAGCGGGAGTCCGAACAACCAGAGGGCGTTCGGCATAGACGGAACGTTCAGGACGCGTGAACTGCAGCTTGCTTCGGAAGTTGCGAAATCGGACAGCGGGTATGCGGAATATATGAAGTTGGATTGGTATGCTCCGAAATTTATTATAACAGGTGAATGCGATAACTACGATAAGAGTTTTGACGTTGAGAAAATCGGTTATGCGCCGTGGAAAGGGCGAAAGATGTATGCTCTGGGCGCAGGTCCAAGGTTTGTTAACATAGGCGTGTTTAATACGCTTGATGTCGGATTGGGCGGGGGGCAGAAAAAAGAAGCAGGTGACCCCGATTGGGGATACTGGATGATGGGTTGGTTTTCTCCGCAATTTAAGAATAACTGGGGAGGGAGTGTAAGCCTTTACAGAGGGAAAAGTTATGAGCTTGATAAGTGGTTTGAATATTCGCAGACGACTATAAATTTTTGGAACGATTATTCGAAACCAATTTCGTTTTGGGATAATATCTGGTACTACACAAATGGGTTTAACTACAGAAAAATGTATTTCGCGGATATGGGAACGAATACTTTTGGTTCAAGCTGGACGGTAAGTTCTTCGTTAAGTCTTTCAATTGAGTTAACTAATACTTTTGAATGGACTCCGAAAGGGGACAGTGTAGAAATATCATCGGTTTTGCGGCCGACCGTTCAGTATGCTTTAACAAAAGATATGCATTTGAGGGTATACGCGGAGCCGAATACGGATAGTCATATACATCAGTTCAATGCGTTGTTTTCGTATAACTTCAGACCGAAATCGTGGTTGTATTTAGCGTTCAATCAGACGATAGATAATACCGGGGACGAAATGGATATGACGGATAGGATAGCGGTAACGAAAGTAAGGTATTTGTTTTTCTGGTAG
- a CDS encoding ABC transporter ATP-binding protein, with product MSEQEKSTFKIIRRFLKFLKPYWKKGVIAFFFMLLAVGLQLPMPFLTKYLIDKVVVLKSFRLLNIIGFVLVGVLLIKAVSIFVESVLLTTFRGRVLFDIRIKLFEHLQKLSLSFFHKQDTGYLMSRVSGDVDSVQGLLADTLVSFTQNILTFIAGIICTLYIHPKLACICFGILPFYLFSLWIFNDRIRNMSYVVREKYAKVQKDLQELLSAVSVVKAFTGEKRVTIKQLKSLKEAIRKEIRLDITATVASLSSAIISSAGPIILIWYGCAEIMKGNLTIGGLIAFNSFINYLFGPAQGLFNLSIGIQRSLAACERIFEIMDIAPEKDGEKDIKITKGVVVFDNVSFSYDDKEPVFENISFRAESNETVAVVGRSGVGKTTLVSLIPRFYELQKGKILIDGEDIKDAKLKSLRKQISIVAQDTFLFSDTLKENIRFGNPNAKDGDIENAARLAYCEEFIKEMPDGYEAKVGERGVTLSGGQRQRISIARAILRNPKILILDEATSSLDSESERLIQEALTPLMKNRTTFIIAHRLSTIRNADKIIVLYGHKIAGIGNHSELYENCPAYKQLYNEQFLGKEIP from the coding sequence ATGTCTGAACAAGAAAAATCTACTTTCAAGATTATTCGTAGGTTCTTGAAATTCCTCAAACCCTATTGGAAAAAAGGGGTAATAGCATTCTTTTTTATGTTGCTTGCGGTAGGGTTGCAACTCCCTATGCCTTTCCTCACTAAATACCTTATTGATAAAGTAGTGGTTCTTAAATCATTCAGACTCTTGAATATTATAGGGTTTGTTCTTGTCGGAGTTTTACTCATCAAGGCAGTGTCTATATTCGTAGAATCAGTTCTTCTTACTACTTTCAGAGGTAGAGTACTTTTTGATATCAGGATTAAATTGTTTGAGCATCTCCAGAAACTCTCATTATCTTTCTTCCATAAACAGGATACGGGATATCTTATGTCCAGAGTCTCAGGTGATGTTGATTCAGTCCAGGGGTTACTTGCAGATACACTTGTTTCTTTTACCCAGAATATTCTTACTTTTATCGCAGGAATTATCTGCACTTTATACATTCATCCCAAACTTGCCTGTATCTGTTTTGGGATACTCCCTTTTTATCTATTCTCGCTCTGGATATTTAATGACAGAATCCGAAATATGAGTTATGTAGTCCGCGAGAAATATGCTAAAGTCCAGAAAGATTTGCAAGAACTACTCTCGGCAGTCTCCGTAGTAAAAGCTTTTACCGGGGAGAAAAGGGTTACCATAAAACAGCTCAAAAGCCTAAAGGAAGCGATAAGAAAGGAGATACGACTTGACATAACCGCTACCGTCGCATCACTGTCTTCAGCCATTATTTCTTCTGCAGGACCAATTATTCTGATTTGGTATGGATGCGCCGAGATAATGAAAGGGAATCTTACTATAGGCGGACTTATTGCATTTAATTCATTTATTAATTACTTATTTGGTCCCGCACAGGGACTTTTTAATCTTAGCATTGGTATTCAGCGTTCACTTGCTGCCTGCGAACGAATATTTGAAATAATGGACATTGCCCCGGAAAAAGATGGCGAAAAAGATATAAAGATAACAAAAGGCGTAGTAGTATTTGATAATGTCAGTTTTTCTTATGACGATAAAGAACCTGTTTTTGAGAATATTTCTTTCAGGGCGGAGTCAAACGAAACGGTTGCCGTCGTCGGAAGAAGTGGAGTCGGGAAAACGACACTTGTTTCGCTTATACCGAGATTTTATGAGTTGCAAAAAGGGAAGATACTGATAGACGGGGAAGATATAAAAGATGCAAAATTAAAAAGTTTAAGGAAACAAATCAGTATAGTAGCGCAGGACACTTTCTTGTTTTCAGATACACTTAAAGAGAATATACGATTTGGCAATCCCAACGCAAAAGATGGGGATATAGAGAATGCGGCAAGGCTTGCGTATTGCGAAGAATTTATAAAAGAAATGCCTGACGGGTATGAAGCAAAAGTCGGCGAGCGCGGCGTAACTTTATCCGGGGGACAGCGACAAAGAATTTCCATAGCAAGAGCGATTTTAAGAAATCCCAAAATTTTAATTCTTGATGAAGCAACGTCAAGTCTGGACTCCGAATCCGAAAGGCTTATACAGGAAGCTTTAACTCCTTTAATGAAAAACCGGACTACGTTTATAATAGCGCATAGGTTATCAACCATTCGGAATGCCGATAAGATAATTGTTTTATACGGACATAAGATTGCAGGTATCGGCAACCACTCCGAACTTTATGAAAATTGCCCTGCGTATAAACAATTATACAACGAACAGTTTTTGGGAAAAGAAATTCCATAA
- a CDS encoding DUF5916 domain-containing protein: MNSFYNHKILVTTFKTLPLFKTCLTNIYNWRLLIFLSFVVADVTSAKVCCVPFTDISPKIDGVIESLWSKGDSIVDFIQYVPIEGTAATEKTTVYLLQSNENIYVAFKCFDADPLKLNARLVSRDCFSDNGDNVWIMLDTFGDKTTAYEFGVNATGVQTDDRLSWEGRIWDPSYDGVWYSAAKITDYGYNVEMKIPFKTIRFKAGFSEWGGNFFRFISHKNEYDCWFPQHQSEGTRVSRCGILKGLNPGKQGLHLELYPVGITRYDSNSINPQVGLDFNWCFPSSQLSFTTYPDFAQIEADPYTLNLSKYETYFEEKRPFFIESQEIFNTPIKLFYSRRIGKKLDTGEEVPIIGGAKYTATLGRLNLGFLSAYTDSILNEPKSLYSVGRVKLGVLKNSEVGAFYTETRSNYTQTVAGVDATFRTTELQVQSQFAHSDSGNAGITGFSWYARNFTAEGKYEKYDKEFSIEQLGFAPWKGVTKYSLNIGPQWFNKSIFRRLTTGVQAGNRKEIGEPESGHWIGAWNSFDFNNNCGFSISFITGKDYETNTLYDYYTPTLSIWTDHSKPIVISCDGLYNSCEYNYRRDYFAPISQNNFSVEYKVSPPLSITLDASNTLEWKPNRGIEAVSWVLRPIIQYAITKDIHLRIYTEPNTDTHIHQFNALLSYNFRPKSWLYLAFNQAVDYTKDKMDMTNRIAVMKVRYLFFW; this comes from the coding sequence GTGAATTCGTTTTATAACCATAAAATTTTAGTGACTACCTTTAAAACTTTACCTCTTTTTAAAACCTGTCTAACAAATATTTACAATTGGAGATTACTAATTTTTCTCTCCTTTGTTGTAGCAGATGTTACATCCGCAAAAGTTTGTTGTGTACCCTTTACGGACATTTCTCCCAAGATCGATGGGGTTATTGAAAGTCTTTGGTCGAAAGGGGATTCTATTGTGGACTTTATTCAATACGTACCAATAGAAGGTACTGCCGCAACTGAGAAAACTACTGTTTACCTGCTTCAATCCAATGAAAATATTTATGTAGCTTTTAAGTGTTTTGATGCTGATCCTTTAAAGTTGAATGCTAGGCTAGTTTCGAGAGATTGTTTTTCAGATAACGGTGATAATGTCTGGATTATGTTGGATACTTTTGGTGATAAAACTACTGCTTACGAATTTGGAGTGAATGCGACAGGAGTGCAAACTGATGACAGACTCTCTTGGGAAGGTAGAATATGGGATCCTTCTTATGATGGAGTTTGGTATTCTGCCGCTAAAATAACAGATTATGGTTATAATGTAGAGATGAAAATACCGTTTAAAACTATACGATTCAAAGCCGGATTTTCGGAATGGGGAGGCAATTTTTTCCGATTTATCTCTCACAAAAATGAGTATGACTGCTGGTTTCCACAGCATCAATCAGAAGGTACACGAGTATCAAGATGCGGAATACTTAAAGGACTAAATCCCGGAAAACAGGGATTACATCTTGAGCTTTATCCTGTTGGGATTACAAGATATGACTCTAATTCTATCAATCCTCAAGTAGGGTTAGATTTTAATTGGTGTTTTCCCTCTTCGCAACTCTCTTTTACTACTTATCCTGATTTTGCCCAAATAGAAGCCGACCCTTATACACTTAACCTCTCTAAATATGAAACCTATTTTGAGGAAAAAAGGCCATTTTTTATAGAAAGTCAAGAAATATTTAACACTCCGATAAAACTTTTTTATTCCCGAAGGATAGGCAAAAAATTAGATACAGGCGAAGAAGTCCCGATTATAGGCGGGGCAAAATATACTGCGACATTAGGAAGACTTAATTTGGGCTTTCTCTCTGCATATACAGATAGTATTTTAAACGAACCTAAAAGCCTATATTCGGTTGGTAGAGTAAAATTAGGAGTGCTTAAAAACTCAGAAGTAGGTGCATTTTATACCGAAACAAGAAGTAACTATACGCAAACCGTAGCCGGAGTTGATGCCACATTTAGGACTACAGAATTGCAAGTTCAGTCTCAATTTGCACACTCAGATAGCGGAAATGCAGGGATTACAGGTTTTAGTTGGTATGCAAGGAACTTTACAGCCGAAGGTAAATATGAAAAATATGATAAAGAATTTAGTATTGAGCAACTTGGATTTGCTCCGTGGAAGGGGGTAACAAAATATTCTCTCAATATTGGTCCACAATGGTTTAATAAAAGCATTTTTCGTAGATTAACAACAGGAGTGCAGGCAGGAAACAGAAAAGAGATAGGCGAACCTGAAAGTGGTCATTGGATAGGAGCGTGGAACTCGTTTGATTTTAACAATAATTGTGGATTTTCTATAAGTTTTATTACAGGCAAAGACTACGAAACGAATACATTGTATGATTATTATACGCCAACGCTTTCAATTTGGACTGACCATTCTAAGCCAATTGTAATTTCCTGTGATGGCTTGTATAACAGTTGTGAGTATAATTATCGTAGAGACTATTTTGCACCTATATCTCAAAATAATTTTTCTGTTGAGTATAAAGTATCTCCGCCTTTATCAATAACACTCGATGCATCAAATACTTTAGAATGGAAGCCAAACAGAGGTATAGAAGCAGTATCCTGGGTGCTAAGACCAATTATACAATATGCAATTACAAAGGATATACACTTAAGAATATATACAGAACCAAATACAGATACCCATATCCACCAGTTTAACGCGCTTCTTTCTTATAACTTCAGACCGAAATCGTGGCTGTATCTTGCTTTTAATCAGGCGGTGGATTATACCAAAGACAAAATGGATATGACGAATAGGATTGCTGTTATGAAAGTCAGGTATTTGTTCTTCTGGTAA